The window GTAGAGAAGGGGAAGTCCCAGTTTGAAGGGCCGGAGATCAAGGGCAAGATCCTTGGGGTGGTGGGCCTGGGCGCCGTGGGTGTAATGGTCGCCAACGATGCTATTTCCCTTGGGATGGAGGTTATCGGCTATGATCCCTTCATATCCGTGGACGCCGCCTGGAATTTGTCCCGGGCGGTAAAACGGGCGGATACCCTGGAGGGGCTTTTAGCCCGCGCCGATTATGTCACCCTCCATACTCCCCTCAGCGATACCACCAAGGGCCTGCTGAACGCCGAAAAATTCCGGCTTATGAAAAAAGGCAGCCGCGTCATCAACCTTGCCCGGGGAGGGCTGGTAAACGAAGGTGACATAATTGCTGCCCTGGATGCGGAAAAACTGTCCGTCTATGTAACGGATTTTCCCACGGCGGAACTCC is drawn from Treponema primitia ZAS-1 and contains these coding sequences:
- a CDS encoding NAD(P)-dependent oxidoreductase, with translation MNKISPMGLELFPRDRYEVASEIPNPDAILVRSADLHNTEIPETVVAIARAGAGYNNIPVPQCSDRGVVVFNTPGGNANAVKELVIASLLFSSRQILGGINWSASLSDHADEIPDLVEKGKSQFEGPEIKGKILGVVGLGAVGVMVANDAISLGMEVIGYDPFISVDAAWNLSRAVKRADTLEGLLARADYVTLHTPLSDTTKGLLNAEKFRLMKKGSRVINLARGGLVNEGDIIAALDAEKLSVYVTDFPTAEL